The following coding sequences lie in one Thermosulfuriphilus ammonigenes genomic window:
- a CDS encoding HlyD family secretion protein, translating to MKPRGLLLLAAALGVIFLAAAFSIYRQREAQRLPPGFVFASGRLEAEVVTVATRIPGRVKEIHFTEGKEVKKGDLLAQIEAEELKARRARALAGLQEAQARLQMARATLEKAQVAYEQALRDQRRYRELHRRGVISQKEFERVELLFQTRRADLRLAREGLKAAQKGVSQAKAALQEVEALLDYSQIKAPITGAIIRKLTNVGEMLSAGGPLCLMADLDQLYLKAYVPEREIGLLALGQEARVYVDAFPKRGFPARVGYIARKAEFTPKEVQTRAERVKMVYAVKLYLQENPGHILTPGMPADALIRISPEAPWPKRLPR from the coding sequence ATGAAGCCCCGAGGTCTCCTTCTCCTTGCCGCCGCTTTAGGGGTCATCTTTCTGGCCGCGGCCTTTAGTATTTATCGCCAGAGAGAGGCCCAGCGTTTGCCTCCAGGCTTTGTCTTTGCCAGCGGACGCCTGGAAGCCGAGGTGGTCACGGTGGCTACCCGGATACCGGGCAGGGTCAAAGAGATCCACTTTACCGAGGGAAAGGAGGTTAAAAAGGGAGACCTTTTGGCCCAGATAGAAGCCGAGGAGCTTAAGGCCCGCAGGGCCCGGGCCCTGGCTGGTCTCCAGGAGGCTCAGGCCCGTCTTCAGATGGCCCGGGCCACCCTGGAGAAGGCCCAGGTGGCCTACGAACAGGCCCTCAGAGATCAAAGACGCTATCGGGAACTGCACCGGCGAGGAGTTATCTCCCAGAAGGAATTCGAAAGAGTAGAACTCCTCTTTCAGACCCGACGGGCTGATCTCAGGCTGGCCAGAGAGGGGCTTAAAGCCGCCCAAAAGGGCGTCTCTCAGGCCAAGGCGGCCCTCCAAGAGGTGGAGGCCCTCCTTGATTATAGCCAGATCAAGGCCCCCATAACCGGGGCCATTATCCGAAAGCTGACCAACGTAGGAGAAATGCTATCGGCCGGAGGCCCCCTTTGCCTTATGGCCGATCTTGACCAGCTCTACCTTAAAGCTTACGTCCCCGAGAGGGAGATTGGCCTTTTGGCCTTGGGACAAGAGGCCCGGGTCTATGTAGATGCCTTTCCGAAAAGGGGATTTCCCGCCCGTGTAGGCTACATTGCCCGGAAGGCCGAATTTACTCCCAAAGAGGTCCAAACCAGGGCTGAGAGGGTAAAGATGGTCTATGCCGTAAAGCTCTATCTTCAGGAAAATCCGGGCCATATTCTCACCCCAGGCATGCCGGCCGATGCCCTCATCAGGATCTCCCCTGAAGCCCCATGGCCCAAGAGACTCCCCCGATGA
- a CDS encoding tetratricopeptide repeat protein has translation MRSFLLGVLILLLLWACGGGPPPEVKLSRAEALIEKGDYEAALAILLPLKEVMADDPRLWYQLGVVEIRLGRPYEALRSLETALELDRRDPRILVKLGYLYLVTGYYQKAEALAKEIEAIDPENPYAQLILGNLKAFSGQLTQAESYFRDVLKRKPKDFRCYLELGDFYLFRGDLARAENCYLKAKDLAPERPEVYMALGNLYRYRGDFQAAAAAFKKMILLAPSEKTARRYRAYLADFYLLAGYKDRAFFIYEKLYQEGGPKDFDLAVRFAEVALHMGRLDEARQVIEDLSRSYPKSFAVVYLKGHLCLGEADYSGAVFAFSQAVSINEDERGLYYLGLSQWLAGYHKQAKATLARALEINPASYRARLLLAILETADGERTSLAANLLPLLEAPDLAREAHSVLAVDLIRQGNCPLAEAEVEMFSRLYPDSQAAYLLRLASLLACGRERLARDEAIKHHRPPLEAFVLWAPEKALELQGQDWLSVSLTASGLLEAGRLREAALVLKLSEDRLPLVYLRALVALLSGKRAEAAAALRRLISEAPDFFPALALLGDLAREEGNLDRAIKYYRQALKFAPQEATVLNNLAWSLLEAGGDLDEARLLAEKAASCRPQDPLILDTLGWIYYHLGMKEAARSYLHRALSLAPDDKVIKGHLRQLDGSL, from the coding sequence ATGCGGTCTTTTCTCCTCGGGGTGCTGATTCTCCTTCTTCTCTGGGCCTGTGGTGGGGGGCCGCCGCCGGAGGTCAAACTCTCCCGGGCCGAGGCCCTGATTGAGAAGGGGGACTATGAGGCGGCCTTGGCCATTCTTTTGCCTCTCAAAGAGGTTATGGCCGATGACCCCCGGCTCTGGTATCAGCTGGGGGTGGTGGAGATCCGTCTCGGGCGTCCCTACGAGGCCCTCCGCAGTTTGGAGACGGCCCTGGAACTTGATCGCCGTGATCCCCGCATCCTGGTAAAATTGGGCTATCTTTATCTGGTTACCGGCTATTATCAAAAGGCTGAGGCCCTGGCCAAGGAGATAGAGGCCATTGATCCCGAAAACCCTTACGCCCAGCTTATCCTGGGCAACCTCAAGGCCTTCTCTGGGCAACTGACCCAGGCTGAAAGCTATTTTCGAGATGTCCTTAAGCGAAAGCCCAAGGATTTTCGCTGTTATTTGGAGCTGGGAGATTTTTATCTCTTTAGGGGAGATCTGGCCCGGGCCGAGAACTGTTATCTGAAGGCTAAAGACCTGGCCCCTGAGCGGCCGGAGGTCTATATGGCCCTGGGTAATCTCTACCGTTACAGGGGCGATTTTCAGGCCGCGGCGGCGGCCTTTAAGAAGATGATCCTCCTGGCCCCTTCGGAGAAGACCGCCCGCCGTTACCGGGCCTATCTAGCCGATTTCTATCTCCTTGCTGGCTATAAGGATCGAGCTTTTTTCATCTATGAGAAGCTCTATCAGGAAGGCGGCCCCAAAGACTTTGACCTGGCTGTTCGTTTTGCCGAGGTGGCCCTTCATATGGGCCGGCTCGATGAGGCCAGGCAGGTAATTGAGGATCTCTCTCGTTCCTATCCCAAGAGTTTTGCGGTGGTCTATCTCAAAGGGCATCTCTGCCTCGGGGAGGCGGACTACTCAGGGGCGGTCTTTGCCTTCAGTCAGGCGGTCTCCATAAACGAGGATGAACGGGGGCTTTACTATCTGGGCCTTTCTCAATGGTTGGCAGGCTATCACAAACAGGCCAAGGCCACCCTGGCCCGGGCCTTAGAGATAAATCCGGCATCCTATCGGGCCAGGCTTCTTTTAGCCATCTTAGAGACGGCCGATGGCGAGAGGACTTCCCTTGCGGCTAACCTTCTTCCCCTTCTTGAAGCCCCTGATCTGGCCAGGGAGGCCCACAGTGTGCTGGCCGTAGATCTCATCCGCCAGGGAAATTGCCCCCTGGCAGAGGCCGAAGTAGAGATGTTCTCCCGGCTATATCCTGACTCTCAGGCCGCTTATTTGCTCCGGCTGGCGTCCCTTCTGGCCTGTGGCCGGGAGCGTTTGGCCAGAGACGAGGCTATCAAGCACCACCGGCCTCCCCTGGAGGCCTTTGTCCTCTGGGCTCCGGAGAAAGCCCTGGAACTTCAGGGGCAGGACTGGCTTTCGGTGTCGCTTACGGCCTCCGGCCTTCTTGAGGCCGGGCGCCTGAGAGAGGCCGCTCTTGTCCTTAAGCTGTCCGAAGATCGCCTGCCCCTGGTCTACCTTCGGGCCCTGGTGGCCCTTTTGTCCGGTAAAAGGGCAGAGGCCGCGGCGGCCCTTCGGAGATTGATCTCCGAGGCTCCCGATTTTTTTCCGGCCCTGGCCCTTTTGGGCGATCTGGCCAGGGAGGAGGGGAACCTTGACCGGGCCATTAAATACTACCGTCAGGCCCTAAAGTTTGCCCCCCAAGAGGCCACCGTTCTCAATAACCTGGCCTGGAGCCTCCTTGAGGCCGGGGGAGACCTGGACGAGGCCCGTCTTCTGGCCGAAAAGGCCGCCTCTTGCCGTCCTCAGGATCCGCTGATTCTGGACACTCTGGGCTGGATTTATTACCACCTGGGGATGAAGGAGGCAGCCAGGAGCTATCTTCATCGGGCCCTCTCCCTGGCCCCGGATGATAAGGTCATCAAAGGCCATTTGAGACAACTTGATGGCTCCCTGTGA
- a CDS encoding ABC transporter permease, producing MEWRRIRALVVKESIEIRKDPLFMTMAFLVPSILMILFGYGLSLDVENIPLAIVDQDGSDSSRDYLYHFIQSRYFSLKGSYHKEDEALKRLVEGKIRVVIIVPPGFERDLHQGRAAYVQTIVDGIFPYRAQMIKGYLAAINGTINRQRLRDHLARKSGLPLERAETLVNPVRLEVRYLFNQEVKSIHSIAPALIGMVLLMTPPLLTAVAIVREKETGSIFNIYSSTISRLEFVIGKLLPYFVISCFNALVLWLLAIYVFKAPFRGSFSFFYLSAVAYVAGSTGLGLLISTFARSQIAAIMVAMVATMIPSFLYSGMLVPVSCLDRAGQIEARLFPSMYFTAILHGTFLKASRWQTFGPEIAFIVFYALLMLFLGYKLFRKRVKR from the coding sequence ATGGAATGGAGAAGAATCAGGGCCTTGGTAGTTAAGGAAAGCATCGAAATCCGGAAGGACCCCCTCTTCATGACCATGGCCTTTCTGGTGCCCTCGATCCTGATGATCCTCTTTGGCTACGGACTCTCTCTGGACGTAGAAAATATTCCCCTGGCCATTGTGGATCAGGATGGCAGTGATAGCAGTCGGGATTACCTCTACCACTTTATCCAGTCTCGCTATTTTTCTCTCAAAGGGAGCTACCATAAAGAGGACGAGGCCCTAAAACGTCTTGTCGAAGGAAAAATCCGGGTAGTAATTATCGTCCCTCCGGGGTTTGAACGAGATCTCCATCAGGGCCGGGCCGCCTATGTCCAGACTATTGTCGATGGTATCTTCCCCTACCGGGCCCAGATGATTAAGGGCTATCTGGCGGCCATAAACGGAACCATCAATCGCCAGCGTTTGAGGGATCACCTGGCCCGGAAATCCGGTCTTCCGCTGGAGAGGGCCGAGACCTTAGTCAACCCGGTTCGCCTGGAGGTACGCTACCTTTTCAACCAGGAGGTAAAGAGTATCCACTCTATTGCCCCGGCCTTAATCGGAATGGTTCTCCTGATGACTCCGCCACTCCTTACCGCTGTGGCCATTGTCCGGGAGAAGGAAACCGGATCCATTTTCAATATCTACTCCTCGACCATAAGTCGGCTGGAGTTCGTCATCGGAAAGCTCCTGCCCTATTTTGTCATCTCCTGTTTCAACGCCCTTGTCCTCTGGCTTCTGGCTATTTACGTCTTTAAGGCCCCTTTTAGGGGCAGTTTCTCCTTCTTTTATCTTTCAGCGGTGGCCTATGTAGCCGGTAGCACCGGCCTGGGACTCCTCATTTCCACCTTTGCCCGGAGTCAGATTGCCGCCATCATGGTGGCTATGGTGGCCACCATGATTCCCTCCTTCCTCTACTCGGGAATGCTGGTCCCGGTATCTTGTCTGGATCGGGCCGGTCAGATAGAGGCCCGGCTCTTTCCCTCCATGTATTTTACGGCCATCCTCCACGGAACCTTTCTTAAAGCCAGCAGATGGCAGACCTTCGGCCCGGAGATCGCCTTCATCGTCTTCTACGCCCTGTTGATGCTCTTTCTGGGATATAAACTCTTCCGCAAAAGGGTCAAAAGATGA
- a CDS encoding acyltransferase: MGPIKAVLNGLSLLLVFFPWLSWRLEALLCSGSRLYLFWAQTLALVPGLPGTFLRRAFYWLVFPKCSWEWEIGFGAFFSHPWAMVGRGVYIGPYCILGKTILEEGVLVASRVSIPSGKRQHRRLPDGRLSPAEESSLEVIRIGAHAWIGEGAVVMAEVGPQATVAAGAVVTKPVPPGTVVAGNPARPISSTSTSGREGSPG; encoded by the coding sequence ATGGGTCCAATTAAGGCCGTCCTCAATGGTCTTTCCCTGTTGCTGGTCTTCTTCCCTTGGCTTTCCTGGCGCCTTGAGGCCCTTCTGTGCTCTGGAAGCCGGCTTTATCTCTTTTGGGCCCAGACTCTGGCCCTTGTCCCGGGGCTACCGGGCACCTTTTTAAGGCGCGCCTTCTACTGGCTTGTCTTCCCTAAATGTAGCTGGGAGTGGGAGATAGGCTTTGGGGCCTTCTTCAGCCATCCCTGGGCCATGGTTGGCCGGGGGGTCTATATTGGTCCCTATTGCATCTTGGGTAAGACCATTCTTGAAGAAGGGGTCCTGGTGGCCTCCCGGGTAAGTATTCCCAGTGGTAAGAGACAGCACCGGCGTTTGCCAGACGGTCGTCTGAGCCCGGCAGAGGAATCCTCTTTAGAGGTAATCCGGATTGGAGCCCATGCCTGGATAGGGGAGGGGGCCGTGGTTATGGCTGAGGTCGGTCCTCAGGCCACAGTGGCCGCCGGGGCGGTGGTCACCAAACCTGTCCCTCCCGGGACGGTGGTTGCCGGAAATCCGGCCAGGCCCATCTCTTCTACCTCAACCTCGGGGCGAGAAGGGAGCCCGGGCTAA
- the pepA gene encoding flocculation-associated PEP-CTERM protein PepA, translating to MKSRVFIFLVCALLLGWAGSAKAVWITDLFVDTGVDYDGDGDTVTGYFDTFMFEDNAQSVYPVENRAGIGIGTTFIDYGNVIVNHLRSGSTYLDTDDEDMRLGAGDSSSSWEMTVTWTGLTGEVVDLYIDTNGNTIASARYTAGTFTMYFDTTPDASFGSDIGPGDDTGFDDGDIVITGTVIPGPMSTGTATVYVATGQTLSRNVNLLLKITQVDSSLPAPVLGSATYDLQDLVGKQWLLSIATEAGASGNLIWYGENDNDNLTYLKGSGTGSFQLHAVPEPATLLLVGTGLVMGGLGARRRSRK from the coding sequence ATGAAAAGTAGGGTGTTTATCTTTCTTGTCTGTGCGCTTCTTCTTGGCTGGGCCGGAAGCGCCAAGGCCGTCTGGATAACGGATCTTTTTGTAGATACCGGGGTGGATTACGACGGCGATGGAGACACGGTAACCGGCTATTTTGATACCTTTATGTTTGAGGACAATGCCCAGTCTGTATATCCGGTGGAGAATCGGGCGGGCATTGGTATCGGAACCACCTTTATTGATTATGGCAATGTGATTGTGAATCACCTGCGCAGTGGTTCCACCTATCTTGATACCGATGACGAAGACATGAGGCTTGGCGCCGGTGATTCGAGCAGCTCCTGGGAGATGACAGTTACCTGGACTGGTCTTACCGGTGAGGTGGTGGATCTCTACATAGATACCAACGGCAATACAATAGCCTCGGCCAGGTACACGGCCGGTACCTTTACCATGTATTTTGACACCACCCCGGATGCCTCTTTCGGCTCGGATATCGGCCCTGGTGATGATACTGGTTTTGACGATGGGGATATCGTCATCACGGGTACCGTTATCCCCGGCCCTATGAGCACGGGTACGGCTACCGTTTATGTGGCTACTGGTCAGACCCTCAGCCGAAACGTAAATCTTCTTCTTAAGATTACCCAAGTAGATAGCAGCCTTCCGGCCCCGGTGCTGGGAAGCGCCACCTATGACCTCCAGGATCTGGTGGGCAAACAGTGGCTCCTCTCTATTGCCACCGAGGCTGGGGCCTCCGGGAACCTTATTTGGTATGGTGAGAACGATAACGACAACCTGACTTATCTTAAAGGTTCTGGAACTGGTTCCTTCCAGCTTCATGCCGTGCCTGAGCCGGCCACCCTTCTTCTGGTGGGCACCGGTCTGGTTATGGGCGGTCTTGGCGCTAGGCGCCGGAGCCGCAAGTAA
- a CDS encoding radical SAM protein, translating into MALSLKVAEVFVSLQGEGTLAGYPCFFVRLSGCNLRCRWCDTAWAWEGGREVPLKEILERWRASGISLVEVTGGEPLLQAGVIELMKGFLKAGATVLLETNGSQSLKGVPQEVIKIVDFKCPSSGMSAYNRYENLRYLRRPDQIKFVIADREDYLFARKKIVELDLVRVAEVLMSPVWRQMDPVDLARWILEDKLPVRFQIQLHKILWGERAGV; encoded by the coding sequence ATGGCCCTAAGTCTTAAGGTGGCGGAGGTCTTTGTTAGTCTTCAGGGAGAGGGAACCCTGGCCGGATATCCCTGCTTCTTTGTCCGCCTGTCGGGATGTAACCTTCGCTGCCGCTGGTGCGATACCGCCTGGGCCTGGGAAGGAGGCCGGGAGGTGCCCCTTAAGGAAATCCTTGAGCGCTGGCGGGCCTCTGGGATCTCGTTGGTTGAGGTAACCGGGGGGGAGCCCCTTCTTCAGGCCGGAGTAATCGAACTAATGAAAGGTTTCCTTAAGGCTGGAGCTACCGTTCTTCTGGAGACCAACGGGAGCCAAAGTTTAAAAGGCGTTCCACAAGAGGTAATCAAGATCGTCGATTTCAAGTGTCCCTCAAGCGGAATGAGCGCCTACAATCGCTACGAAAATCTCCGGTATCTCCGCCGTCCTGATCAGATCAAGTTTGTCATTGCCGATCGAGAAGATTATCTCTTTGCTCGAAAAAAGATCGTCGAACTTGATCTGGTGAGGGTAGCAGAGGTCCTCATGTCTCCAGTCTGGAGGCAGATGGACCCGGTTGATCTTGCCCGCTGGATTCTAGAGGATAAACTGCCGGTGAGGTTTCAAATCCAGCTCCACAAGATTCTATGGGGGGAGAGAGCCGGTGTCTGA
- the queD gene encoding 6-carboxytetrahydropterin synthase QueD, whose protein sequence is MFEIKIRDDFSAAHHLRDYPGNCERPHGHNWSVEVAVFCERLDSLGMGIDFREVKGALKEVLRELDHHNLNEIPPFAQRNPSSENIAVYIFEEMARRIDRPGIKISAVTVCETPRSCVTYYGPKS, encoded by the coding sequence ATGTTTGAGATAAAGATTCGTGATGACTTCTCCGCCGCCCACCATTTGAGAGACTATCCCGGAAACTGCGAACGCCCCCATGGCCATAACTGGTCGGTAGAGGTGGCCGTCTTCTGTGAGAGGCTCGATTCTCTGGGGATGGGTATTGATTTTCGGGAGGTTAAGGGCGCCTTAAAGGAGGTTCTCAGGGAGCTCGACCATCACAATCTCAACGAAATCCCACCCTTTGCCCAGAGAAATCCCTCCTCTGAAAACATTGCCGTCTATATCTTTGAGGAAATGGCCCGGCGCATTGATCGCCCGGGGATAAAAATCTCTGCCGTCACCGTCTGTGAGACCCCCAGGAGCTGTGTCACCTACTATGGCCCTAAGTCTTAA
- a CDS encoding ATP-binding cassette domain-containing protein, whose protein sequence is MSHPAVVIRGLRKRYGRIEALGGLDLEIPKGEIFGLIGPDGAGKSSLLKIIAGVLSHDEGQVIVLSQPLASEEDAEAIKGRLGFMPQGLGLHLYPELTVEENLRFFAELRLVPEKEYYRRRERLLAITRLAPYPDRKVKDLSGGMKQKLGLACTLIHQPELIILDEPTTGVDPLSRQELWAIVAELVAERELTAVISTSYLDEASRFHQLALLSGGRIIARGTPEDLAPEGLESWFFRLAEKHHPVAYLPPVLKGEGEPPSGPVIEARELVKDFGRFRAVDRVSFSVAAGEVFGLLGPNGAGKTTVVRMLCGLLRPSRGEGRVAGVDMRAPGRHIRQRIGYMSQSFSLYRDLTARENLWLYAGIYGVRNEKEVMEALVDLCQLKGFEERRTADLPLGVRQRLALACAIVHRPQVVFLDEPTSGVDPPGRKRFWEIIYLLAQELKITVLVTTHYMTEAEYCDRLCLMHEGRIIAEGTPKALKEAVLKRAGRPISLLVSNPLSVLRELRGMGLQATLYGARIRVLAPEEKINALKAFSPRGLLPEEITMEDVFVYHILREEGHGMEKNQGLGS, encoded by the coding sequence ATGAGCCACCCGGCGGTAGTCATCAGAGGGCTACGCAAGAGATACGGCCGGATAGAGGCCCTGGGTGGCCTGGATCTGGAGATCCCTAAAGGGGAAATCTTTGGCCTTATTGGCCCTGATGGGGCCGGAAAGAGCAGCCTTCTTAAGATAATCGCCGGAGTCTTAAGTCATGACGAAGGCCAGGTCATCGTCCTGTCTCAACCTCTGGCCTCAGAGGAAGACGCCGAAGCAATCAAGGGGCGTCTGGGGTTCATGCCTCAGGGGCTGGGACTCCACCTCTACCCGGAACTGACCGTGGAGGAGAACCTGCGTTTTTTTGCCGAGTTAAGGCTTGTCCCGGAGAAAGAGTATTACCGGCGGCGGGAAAGGCTCTTGGCCATAACCAGACTGGCCCCCTACCCTGACCGGAAAGTGAAGGATCTGTCTGGAGGCATGAAACAAAAGTTGGGGCTGGCCTGCACCCTTATCCATCAGCCGGAGCTAATTATTCTTGACGAACCCACCACCGGGGTTGATCCCCTATCGCGCCAGGAGCTCTGGGCCATCGTGGCCGAACTGGTAGCCGAAAGGGAGCTTACCGCGGTTATTTCCACCTCCTACCTGGATGAGGCCAGTCGCTTCCATCAGCTGGCCCTGCTCTCCGGCGGCCGGATAATCGCCCGGGGAACACCGGAAGACCTGGCCCCGGAGGGGCTGGAGAGCTGGTTCTTCCGGCTGGCCGAAAAGCACCACCCAGTGGCCTATCTTCCTCCCGTCTTAAAGGGCGAAGGGGAGCCGCCCTCAGGGCCGGTAATTGAGGCCCGGGAGCTGGTTAAGGATTTTGGTCGTTTTCGGGCGGTGGATAGAGTCAGCTTTTCAGTAGCTGCCGGGGAGGTCTTTGGTCTGCTTGGTCCTAACGGAGCCGGCAAGACCACCGTAGTCCGCATGCTTTGTGGTCTCCTTAGACCCAGCCGGGGAGAGGGACGGGTGGCCGGGGTAGATATGAGGGCCCCCGGCCGCCATATTCGCCAGAGAATCGGCTATATGTCCCAGAGTTTCTCCCTTTATAGAGATCTCACCGCCCGAGAAAACCTTTGGCTCTACGCCGGAATCTATGGGGTTAGAAACGAAAAGGAGGTCATGGAGGCCTTGGTGGACCTCTGTCAGCTCAAGGGGTTTGAGGAACGCCGGACCGCCGACCTTCCCCTGGGAGTCCGTCAAAGGCTGGCCCTGGCCTGTGCCATCGTCCACCGCCCCCAGGTGGTCTTTCTGGACGAGCCCACCTCCGGAGTTGATCCTCCCGGCCGGAAGCGCTTCTGGGAGATTATTTATCTCTTGGCCCAGGAGCTGAAAATAACCGTCCTGGTGACCACCCACTACATGACGGAGGCCGAATACTGTGACCGCCTCTGCCTGATGCATGAAGGACGAATCATCGCCGAGGGAACACCAAAGGCCCTCAAAGAGGCGGTGTTAAAGAGGGCCGGTCGGCCAATAAGTCTCCTGGTCTCCAACCCCCTGTCTGTGTTAAGGGAGCTAAGAGGAATGGGCCTTCAGGCCACCCTATATGGAGCCCGGATCAGGGTTCTGGCCCCGGAAGAAAAAATAAACGCCCTTAAGGCCTTCTCTCCTCGTGGCCTTCTCCCCGAGGAGATCACCATGGAAGACGTCTTCGTCTATCATATTTTGAGAGAGGAAGGTCATGGAATGGAGAAGAATCAGGGCCTTGGTAGTTAA
- a CDS encoding YkgJ family cysteine cluster protein, whose protein sequence is MKKIFECRRCGFCCQGESTVSLSPEERRRIADFLGLGLQEFLTQYCRQQGNRVEMKVVNGHCIFYDTKDSLCRIHPVKPFHCKRWPLHPAILESLENYQTISSTCPGFNPQASYEEICAFVRGSLENPK, encoded by the coding sequence GTGAAAAAGATATTTGAATGCCGGAGGTGTGGCTTCTGTTGTCAGGGAGAGAGCACTGTCTCTCTGAGCCCTGAAGAACGCCGACGGATCGCTGACTTCCTTGGTCTGGGGCTCCAGGAGTTTCTTACGCAGTACTGCCGCCAACAAGGCAACCGGGTAGAGATGAAGGTCGTCAATGGCCATTGTATCTTCTACGACACCAAGGACTCCTTGTGCCGTATCCACCCGGTAAAACCATTCCATTGTAAAAGATGGCCGCTTCATCCGGCCATTTTAGAGAGTCTGGAAAACTATCAGACCATCTCCAGCACCTGTCCAGGTTTTAATCCTCAGGCCAGCTATGAGGAAATCTGCGCCTTTGTCCGCGGTAGCCTTGAAAACCCAAAATGA
- the queC gene encoding 7-cyano-7-deazaguanine synthase QueC, protein MSEKAVVLVSGGMDSCVCAAVAAEKGYRLAFLHVTYGQRTAARERRAFEEIAEFYQVRERLVADIGYLKEIGGSALTDETIPVPQEEGGGIPITYVPFRNAHLLAIATSWAEVIGASRIFIGASEVDFSGYPDCRASFFEAFNRVIEEGTRPETKIVITTPLIRLDKAGIVRLGLRLKAPLHLTWSCYERQDLACGRCESCRLRLKGFAKAGVKDPIAYVGGLSGEKDI, encoded by the coding sequence GTGTCTGAAAAGGCTGTTGTTCTTGTCTCTGGAGGGATGGATTCCTGTGTCTGTGCTGCGGTGGCCGCCGAGAAGGGCTACCGACTGGCATTTCTCCACGTCACTTACGGACAACGTACCGCGGCCCGGGAAAGGCGGGCCTTTGAAGAGATCGCCGAGTTCTATCAGGTACGGGAGCGTTTAGTGGCCGATATCGGCTACCTCAAAGAAATTGGAGGTTCGGCCCTCACAGACGAAACCATCCCCGTACCTCAGGAGGAGGGGGGCGGAATCCCCATCACCTATGTCCCCTTCCGCAACGCTCACCTTCTGGCCATTGCCACCTCCTGGGCCGAGGTCATTGGGGCCAGTCGGATCTTCATTGGGGCCAGTGAGGTGGATTTCTCCGGCTATCCGGACTGCCGAGCCAGCTTCTTTGAGGCCTTCAATCGGGTCATCGAGGAGGGGACCCGGCCGGAGACAAAAATAGTCATCACCACCCCCCTCATTCGTCTGGACAAGGCCGGGATTGTCCGCCTCGGTCTTCGTCTAAAGGCTCCCCTCCACCTTACCTGGTCCTGCTACGAGAGGCAGGATCTGGCCTGCGGACGATGTGAATCATGCCGTCTGCGACTGAAGGGGTTTGCTAAAGCCGGAGTCAAAGACCCCATCGCCTACGTTGGAGGCTTAAGTGGTGAAAAAGATATTTGA